A genome region from Manihot esculenta cultivar AM560-2 chromosome 5, M.esculenta_v8, whole genome shotgun sequence includes the following:
- the LOC110615064 gene encoding heat stress transcription factor A-7a, translated as MEGLHDIGPPPFLTKIFEMVDNPITNHVISWSAGGTSFVVWDPHSFSTDLLPRYFKHNNFSSFVRQLNTYGFKKIDPDRWEFANEGFLRGHKHLLRNIKRRKAPPSQPLPQQQALGSCVEVGRFGLDREIERLKREKQILIMELMKLKHQQQNTNAYIQAMEQRIQSTQIKQQQTMQFLARAVQNPAFLQQLAQLKDQREELEEAMTKKRRPIDQGGSSTAESSCGDGGRNPIKAEPLELGDYVFKVSELETLALEMQGNGAARKRQEEEEGGSPEIEDRELDEEFWDELLSGNNGGGEDINVSAERLGYLGYSPE; from the exons ATGGAGGGGCTGCACGACATAGGGCCACCGCCATTCCTGACTAAGATTTTTGAGATGGTGGATAACCCAATTACCAATCACGTAATCTCTTGGAGTGCAGGAGGTACTAGTTTTGTTGTGTGGGATCCTCATTCTTTCTCCACAGACCTCCTGCCCAGATACTTCAAGCACAATAACTTCTCCAGCTTTGTCAGGCAACTTAACACTTAT GGATTTAAAAAGATAGATCCTGACAGATGGGAGTTTGCCAATGAAGGATTTCTAAGGGGCCACAAGCATCTCCTGAGAAACATCAAGAGAAGAAAGGCACCACCTTCTCAGCCTTTGCCTCAACAGCAAGCTTTGGGTTCTTGTGTTGAAGTTGGCAGGTTTGGGTTGGATAGAGAAATTGAACGATTGAAGCGCGAAAAGCAGATTCTAATTATGGAATTAATGAAGCTCAAGCATCAACAACAGAACACTAACGCCTATATTCAGGCTATGGAACAAAGGATTCAAAGTACACAAATAAAACAGCAGCAAACCATGCAATTCTTGGCCAGAGCAGTGCAGAATCCAGCCTTTTTGCAGCAACTAGCCCAGCTAAAGGATCAGAGAGAAGAACTTGAAGAAGCAATGACCAAAAAAAGAAGGCCTATTGATCAAGGAGGCAGTAGTACTGCTGAATCAAGCTGTGGGGATGGAGGTAGAAATCCCATTAAAGCTGAACCTCTAGAGCTTGGAGATTACGTGTTTAAAGTATCAGAGCTGGAGACACTTGCACTTGAAATGCAAGGAAATGGCGCAGCTAGGAAGcgacaagaagaagaagaaggaggttCCCCAGAAATTGAAGATAGAGAACTGGATGAGGAATTTTGGGATGAATTATTAAGTGGGAATAATGGAGGAGGTGAAGACATTAATGTATCGGCTGAGAGATTGGGTTATTTAGGTTATAGTCCTGAGTGA